A part of Pectinatus sottacetonis genomic DNA contains:
- the lexA gene encoding transcriptional repressor LexA, whose amino-acid sequence MTDFAKKLREYMTESGMNQTKLARLTGINKSSICEYLSGNYEPKQKNVLKIAAVLNIPPDYFWGMSIPEKKGKKNENEIKKVPLIGNIAAGKPILAVQDFEEYIPCEKSIRADFCLRVSGDSMINARIYDGDIVFIHEQADVNDGEIAAVLVDDSATLKRVYKYGNMVQLRAENPKYKPMEFNRNNCNDIRILGKAVALLGNVF is encoded by the coding sequence ATGACTGATTTTGCTAAAAAGTTACGAGAATATATGACAGAATCTGGAATGAATCAAACTAAACTGGCCAGATTGACAGGTATAAATAAATCTTCGATATGCGAATATTTATCTGGAAATTATGAGCCAAAACAAAAAAATGTCTTAAAAATAGCTGCTGTGTTAAATATTCCGCCAGATTATTTTTGGGGGATGAGTATTCCAGAAAAAAAAGGGAAAAAAAATGAGAATGAAATAAAGAAAGTTCCTCTAATTGGTAATATTGCTGCTGGGAAACCTATTCTTGCAGTGCAGGATTTTGAGGAATATATTCCCTGTGAGAAATCTATAAGAGCTGATTTTTGTCTACGTGTTTCTGGTGATAGTATGATAAATGCCAGAATATATGATGGCGATATCGTATTTATTCATGAACAGGCAGATGTAAATGACGGAGAAATTGCTGCGGTATTAGTTGATGATAGTGCCACGTTAAAACGTGTTTATAAGTATGGAAATATGGTGCAGCTGCGCGCAGAAAATCCTAAATATAAACCTATGGAGTTTAATAGAAATAACTGTAATGACATTCGTATCTTAGGTAAAGCTGTTGCTTTATTGGGAAATGTTTTTTAG
- a CDS encoding zinc ribbon domain-containing protein — translation MHRCPYCGKLIEEDDEYCRFCGQPLVLQKFICPICGELLYTSMQTCPGCGHKLKELMLIDRMYEKNSIFSFIKKRRNILLIFFFLLTCAIGLYIYSSYKNTYIYTANAAKCIKELNYQNESLANAFSTKNLTKNDKQVLYKKIVSTRKKIMDINEEFSKLHTPKQYSAATDKMKKILTDEISLLDHMEEVIKEPLRQRGIQDLAEIRENTADIKKTASQLSFTGKKVILGTDFTAIPDNLAVWINNLVYEYEEKTKNLSDRTRFFQKMDKYIRQYEITKDSLPDILNNLRKGGYTWSEYFSELDNAALERKNIYDSVAGINAVVSDDKALLQSFVAVLNDSRRYVELVRMAALMEFESNSYQQAETYYGKAEAMHQREISSYKYFLKKYNTAKNKLSKLRMTLE, via the coding sequence ATGCATAGATGCCCATATTGTGGAAAATTAATTGAAGAAGATGACGAATACTGTCGATTTTGTGGACAGCCATTGGTTCTCCAAAAATTTATCTGCCCTATTTGTGGTGAATTATTGTATACATCCATGCAGACTTGTCCGGGATGTGGGCATAAATTAAAAGAATTAATGCTTATAGACAGGATGTACGAAAAAAATAGTATATTTTCTTTTATAAAAAAAAGAAGAAATATTTTACTTATTTTTTTCTTTTTGCTGACATGTGCTATAGGTTTATATATATATTCCAGTTATAAAAATACATATATTTATACAGCTAATGCGGCTAAGTGCATTAAGGAATTGAATTATCAGAATGAATCATTGGCTAATGCATTTTCTACGAAAAATCTTACTAAAAATGATAAACAGGTATTATATAAAAAAATTGTTTCTACTAGAAAAAAAATTATGGACATAAATGAAGAATTTTCTAAATTACATACACCAAAACAATATAGTGCGGCTACTGATAAAATGAAAAAAATATTAACTGATGAGATTAGTTTACTGGATCATATGGAAGAAGTTATAAAGGAGCCGCTTCGGCAAAGGGGAATACAGGATCTTGCTGAAATAAGGGAAAATACTGCTGACATAAAAAAAACAGCTTCGCAGCTGAGTTTTACTGGCAAGAAAGTAATTTTAGGGACTGATTTTACGGCTATTCCAGATAACTTGGCAGTATGGATAAATAACTTGGTATATGAATATGAAGAAAAAACCAAGAACTTAAGTGACAGGACAAGATTTTTTCAGAAAATGGATAAATATATACGACAATATGAAATAACAAAGGACAGTCTGCCTGATATATTGAATAATCTGCGTAAAGGCGGGTATACTTGGTCAGAGTATTTTAGCGAACTTGATAATGCAGCCCTGGAAAGAAAAAATATATATGACAGCGTGGCTGGTATAAATGCTGTTGTAAGTGATGATAAGGCATTGCTCCAAAGCTTTGTTGCGGTATTAAATGATTCACGCAGGTATGTGGAGTTGGTTAGGATGGCAGCATTAATGGAATTTGAGAGTAACAGCTATCAACAGGCTGAAACATACTATGGTAAGGCAGAAGCTATGCATCAAAGGGAAATAAGTTCTTATAAATATTTTTTAAAAAAATATAATACGGCTAAGAATAAATTAAGTAAATTAAGGATGACATTAGAATAG
- a CDS encoding TetR/AcrR family transcriptional regulator, producing MQEKLTKRETKKIQSKQAIVTSATKLFAEKGVAETSIADIMKESKLGLGTFYNYFESKEALLKELLNQLAEDIRASFSFISQTRTTYKEILQEIVLETAKLLDKNRFVLPLFIKAADKSAMPAGSEHGNNAAPLFKYIFDGIIRNGQKNGEFRDDIPAGVITEMFHSIFQAAAFSSLEISFCDNIHYKIILIIDGLEKKN from the coding sequence GTGCAGGAAAAGTTAACAAAGAGAGAAACTAAGAAAATTCAATCAAAGCAGGCTATTGTTACGTCAGCGACAAAGCTGTTTGCAGAAAAGGGTGTGGCGGAAACATCTATTGCTGACATAATGAAAGAATCTAAATTGGGATTGGGGACTTTTTATAATTATTTTGAGTCCAAAGAGGCACTGCTGAAAGAATTATTAAATCAACTGGCAGAAGATATACGAGCATCGTTTTCTTTTATTTCTCAAACGAGAACAACATATAAAGAAATATTACAGGAAATAGTATTGGAAACGGCTAAGTTGCTTGATAAAAATAGATTTGTGCTGCCGCTGTTTATAAAAGCTGCTGATAAGAGTGCAATGCCGGCAGGTAGTGAGCATGGCAACAATGCAGCGCCATTATTTAAATACATTTTTGATGGAATAATAAGAAATGGACAAAAGAATGGGGAATTTCGTGATGATATACCTGCTGGAGTTATTACGGAGATGTTTCATTCTATTTTTCAGGCAGCAGCTTTTAGCAGCTTGGAAATATCATTTTGTGATAATATTCATTATAAGATAATATTGATAATAGATGGATTAGAAAAGAAAAATTAA
- a CDS encoding PTS fructose transporter subunit IIABC → MHITDLLKKSSIMLNAHPADKKDAINMLIDLMDTTGNLSDKEIYKQAVLKREASGTTGLGDGIATPHAKSSGVKQAGLAAMVVKDGIDFASMDNKPARLFFLIAAPDSANDEHIKMLSALATMLMDSDFKEALINAATIDDFMKLIDEKENDKFKKNSQTTSSATDSTSEKNYEILAVTACPTGIAHTYMAAESLEQHAKKRNISIKVETNGSGGTKNQLTDKEIAAAKCIIVAADKNVPMARFNGHPVLITKVADGINKADELLDTALKSSVPVYEHDNSSDGENTATENESVGRQIYKHLMNGVSHMLPFVVGGGILIALAFLVDPFDPAHPANFGSNTPLAAFFKQVGGVSFGFMLPVLSGFIAMSIADRPGLVAGFVGGAMANTGGSGFLGALIAGFAAGYIIIGLKKICTVLPQSLEGIKTILIYPLFGVLIMGIIIHFVINPPVSGINSWLITTLKHMDTGSRILIGAILGGMMSVDMGGPVNKAAYVIGTGMLADGEYGVMASVMAGGMVPPLAIALCTTFFKNRFTASERKSGISNYVMGLSFITEGAIPFAASDPLRVIPSCIVGSAIAGALSMAFNCTLRAPHGGIFVVPTIGNPIMYLLSIFIGSVAAMIILAFLKKPLNTDK, encoded by the coding sequence ATGCATATTACCGATTTATTAAAAAAAAGCAGCATTATGCTAAATGCACACCCTGCTGACAAAAAAGACGCTATCAATATGTTGATAGATCTAATGGATACTACTGGCAACTTATCTGACAAAGAAATATATAAACAAGCCGTTTTGAAACGGGAAGCTTCCGGCACAACCGGTCTAGGTGACGGAATAGCAACACCACACGCTAAAAGTTCAGGTGTAAAACAAGCTGGTCTTGCTGCCATGGTCGTAAAAGATGGTATAGATTTTGCTTCAATGGACAATAAACCTGCTCGCCTGTTTTTCTTGATTGCAGCTCCTGATTCAGCCAATGACGAACATATAAAAATGCTTAGTGCCTTAGCTACAATGCTTATGGACAGCGATTTCAAAGAAGCTTTAATAAATGCCGCAACAATCGATGACTTTATGAAACTTATTGATGAAAAAGAAAATGACAAATTCAAAAAGAATTCTCAAACGACCTCTTCTGCAACTGATAGTACATCGGAAAAAAACTATGAAATTTTAGCTGTAACAGCATGCCCCACAGGTATTGCCCACACCTATATGGCCGCAGAAAGTCTAGAACAACACGCTAAAAAAAGAAACATTTCTATAAAAGTGGAAACAAATGGTTCTGGCGGAACTAAAAACCAGCTCACTGATAAAGAAATTGCCGCTGCCAAATGCATTATTGTTGCGGCTGATAAAAATGTACCTATGGCACGTTTTAATGGACACCCAGTACTAATAACCAAAGTTGCTGATGGAATTAATAAAGCTGATGAACTTTTAGATACAGCTTTAAAAAGCAGTGTCCCTGTATATGAACATGATAATAGTTCAGATGGAGAGAATACCGCAACAGAAAATGAATCAGTCGGCCGTCAGATATATAAGCATCTTATGAATGGCGTTTCCCATATGCTTCCCTTTGTTGTTGGCGGTGGTATTCTAATTGCCTTAGCTTTTTTGGTAGATCCTTTTGATCCCGCACATCCGGCTAATTTTGGTTCTAATACACCATTAGCTGCTTTCTTTAAACAGGTGGGCGGTGTTTCATTTGGTTTTATGCTGCCAGTTTTATCAGGATTTATTGCCATGAGTATTGCTGACCGCCCAGGTCTTGTAGCCGGTTTTGTCGGTGGAGCAATGGCCAATACAGGTGGTTCAGGATTTCTTGGAGCGCTTATTGCTGGTTTTGCTGCCGGATATATAATCATTGGCTTAAAAAAAATATGTACCGTATTACCACAATCATTAGAAGGAATAAAAACTATTCTTATTTATCCCTTGTTCGGTGTATTAATAATGGGCATTATCATACATTTTGTTATAAATCCACCTGTAAGTGGAATTAATTCCTGGCTTATTACAACACTGAAGCACATGGATACAGGCAGCCGTATATTAATTGGTGCTATTCTTGGCGGAATGATGTCAGTTGACATGGGCGGTCCTGTAAACAAAGCCGCTTATGTAATAGGAACAGGAATGCTTGCCGATGGTGAATATGGTGTAATGGCTTCTGTAATGGCCGGTGGCATGGTACCGCCACTTGCTATAGCTTTATGCACTACTTTCTTTAAAAACCGTTTCACCGCCAGTGAACGTAAATCGGGTATTAGTAACTATGTCATGGGGCTGTCCTTTATAACAGAAGGAGCCATTCCTTTTGCTGCCAGTGATCCATTGCGTGTAATTCCTTCATGTATTGTAGGCTCTGCCATTGCCGGAGCTTTATCAATGGCTTTCAATTGCACACTGCGCGCCCCGCATGGTGGTATCTTTGTAGTGCCAACGATCGGAAATCCAATAATGTACTTACTTTCTATATTTATCGGTTCCGTAGCTGCCATGATAATTTTAGCTTTCTTAAAAAAACCTCTAAATACAGATAAATAA
- the pfkB gene encoding 1-phosphofructokinase has translation MIYTVTFNPSLDYIGRLDLFKPGTINRLKYEKFLCGGKGINVSIVLKNLGIENTALGFLAGFTGKEIERQMNDIFHCSSDFIYLSEGNTRINMKIKADLETEINGQGPNITPVAITLLFDKLSKLQKNDFLILAGSIPNSLPNDIYEKILGQLYKKGINFIVDAEGNLLVNVLKYKPFLIKPNNHELSGIFKKDLTTPAELIKHARILQEKGARNILISRGGDGAILLTEHGQCIKCSAPKGKLINSVGAGDSMVAGFTAGYITTKNYETAFCTGIASGSASAFSENLATKEEVTNLMKQIKL, from the coding sequence ATGATATATACAGTAACATTTAATCCATCGCTAGATTATATTGGTCGACTGGATTTATTTAAACCCGGCACAATAAATCGTCTGAAGTACGAAAAATTTCTCTGCGGTGGTAAAGGAATAAATGTATCAATCGTCTTAAAAAATCTAGGTATTGAAAATACCGCTTTAGGTTTTCTGGCCGGTTTTACCGGAAAAGAAATAGAACGGCAGATGAATGACATTTTCCATTGTTCCAGCGATTTTATTTATCTATCAGAAGGCAATACACGTATCAATATGAAAATAAAAGCTGACCTGGAAACAGAAATCAATGGGCAGGGGCCTAATATTACACCAGTAGCCATTACACTACTTTTTGATAAACTCAGCAAACTGCAAAAAAATGATTTTCTAATTCTTGCTGGCAGTATACCAAACTCTCTTCCCAATGATATATATGAAAAAATATTGGGCCAGCTTTACAAAAAAGGTATTAATTTTATCGTGGATGCTGAGGGAAATCTTCTAGTAAATGTTCTAAAATATAAACCATTTTTAATAAAACCGAATAATCACGAATTAAGCGGTATATTTAAAAAAGACCTGACAACTCCCGCCGAGCTTATTAAACATGCCAGAATACTTCAGGAAAAAGGGGCCCGCAACATTTTGATTTCCCGTGGAGGTGATGGTGCTATCCTATTAACAGAACACGGTCAATGCATTAAATGTTCTGCCCCTAAAGGAAAACTTATAAACTCAGTAGGTGCCGGAGATTCCATGGTAGCTGGTTTTACAGCCGGCTATATAACTACAAAAAACTATGAAACAGCTTTTTGTACTGGAATAGCCTCAGGTTCTGCTTCTGCTTTTTCGGAAAACCTTGCTACAAAAGAAGAAGTAACTAATTTAATGAAACAAATAAAACTTTAA
- a CDS encoding DeoR/GlpR family DNA-binding transcription regulator, whose product MLAAQRHNKIIQILKKNHSLSVSELVNYLAVSEATIRRDITILDKKGLLIKTYGGAMACENYLTTEDNVKSRQAINIAQKQSIAKFAVNFIKPNDVVYIDAGTTTDFLVKNIHEKNAVYITNDVSHAAQLISRGFNSIIIGGTMKPVTYAAVGSMAIDNIKRFNFTTAFLGTNGISLKAGFTTPTTEEAFIKETVINHARETYVLADNSKFGKITPITFSSLDGATIITNKCPEQSYLKYKIILAT is encoded by the coding sequence ATGTTAGCGGCACAGCGACACAATAAAATTATTCAAATATTAAAGAAAAATCATTCGTTAAGTGTTAGTGAATTAGTAAACTATTTAGCTGTATCTGAAGCAACCATCCGCCGTGATATAACAATTCTTGACAAAAAGGGCCTACTGATAAAAACATATGGTGGTGCCATGGCATGTGAGAATTATTTAACAACAGAGGACAATGTTAAATCGAGGCAAGCAATCAATATAGCACAAAAGCAATCAATCGCTAAATTTGCCGTAAATTTTATAAAGCCTAATGATGTTGTCTATATTGACGCAGGCACAACAACAGATTTCCTAGTAAAGAACATTCATGAAAAAAATGCGGTTTATATAACAAATGATGTTTCCCACGCTGCACAATTGATTAGCCGGGGATTCAACTCTATTATCATAGGTGGAACAATGAAACCTGTGACCTATGCTGCTGTTGGTTCAATGGCAATAGATAATATCAAAAGGTTTAATTTTACCACAGCCTTTTTAGGTACCAATGGCATCAGTCTAAAAGCTGGTTTTACCACCCCTACAACAGAGGAAGCTTTTATAAAAGAAACCGTAATTAATCATGCGCGAGAAACATATGTTTTAGCAGATAATTCTAAATTTGGCAAAATTACGCCCATTACCTTTTCCTCTCTTGATGGTGCTACAATCATTACCAACAAATGCCCTGAGCAGTCCTATTTGAAATATAAAATTATCCTTGCAACATAA
- a CDS encoding HD domain-containing protein, giving the protein MKDKVNFGQFWEDMFQWMEKYMESFYSDDSDVQKGIVIKQRHTRKVVNLCHSLATHLGLSTHDDFLARLIGLFHDVGRFSQFSIYKTFNDAKSENHALMGLKVLADESLLVSLPLKDQENIEFAIKNHNAREIEFVKDPRKMMFAKLIRDADKLDIFRVLRPYLTRNDKEPCSANFIAQFKNGGQCDYSMIRTQNDRKLVRLLWIYDINYSWTLKKVMDKGYVEEVIDSLPQTPDMKEGFAVLDKYIKEKLQQKDSA; this is encoded by the coding sequence GTGAAAGATAAAGTTAATTTTGGACAGTTTTGGGAAGATATGTTTCAATGGATGGAAAAGTATATGGAGTCATTTTACAGTGATGACTCTGATGTTCAAAAAGGTATAGTAATAAAACAAAGGCATACAAGAAAAGTTGTAAATTTATGTCATTCTCTGGCAACACATTTAGGGCTTTCTACTCATGATGATTTTTTGGCGAGGCTTATCGGTCTTTTCCATGATGTGGGGAGATTTTCACAGTTTAGCATTTATAAAACATTTAATGATGCTAAGTCAGAAAATCATGCATTGATGGGATTGAAAGTTTTGGCTGATGAATCTTTGCTTGTTTCTTTGCCATTGAAAGATCAGGAAAATATTGAGTTTGCTATCAAAAATCATAATGCCAGAGAAATAGAATTTGTCAAAGATCCAAGGAAGATGATGTTTGCAAAGCTTATTCGTGATGCTGATAAACTGGATATTTTTCGTGTACTCAGACCATATTTAACTAGAAATGACAAGGAGCCATGCAGTGCTAACTTTATAGCACAATTCAAAAATGGCGGACAGTGTGATTATAGTATGATACGTACACAGAATGACAGAAAATTGGTTAGACTGTTGTGGATATATGACATAAATTATTCATGGACATTGAAAAAAGTCATGGATAAAGGCTATGTTGAAGAAGTAATAGATAGTTTACCACAGACACCAGATATGAAAGAAGGTTTTGCTGTTTTAGATAAATATATAAAGGAAAAATTACAGCAGAAAGATTCAGCTTAG
- a CDS encoding glutamine--tRNA ligase/YqeY domain fusion protein produces MPENVNFLSNFIHNAIDEDLKNGKYAEGIHTRFPPEPNGYLHIGHAKSICINFGTAQKYNGLCNLRFDDTNPTKEDVEYVDSIKEDVKWLGFTWDDRMFYASDYFDKLYNFAVELIKRGRAYVCDLTAEQIKEYRGTLTQAGKKSPYRDRTVDENIALFSRMKAGEFADGEKVLRAKIDMASPNITMRDPIIYRISHTQHHRTGNKWCIYPMYDFAHPLSDAIEHVTHSICTLEFEEHRPLYNWLLESLGFDERTRPRQIEFARLNLTNTVMSKRKLRQLVEGGYVSGWDDPRMPTISGFRRRGYTAEAIRDFCEQIGVAKSNSLVDVAMLEHCVREDLNKKTDRIMAVLQPIKVVITNYPADKCEYLSAENRPQGGGTRYVPFTREIYIEKQDFMEEAPRKFFRLKPGGEVRLKYAYIIKCTDVIKDSSGNITEIHCTYDPDSKRGGLTAGRKVKGTLHWISVSECLNAEVRLYDYLLKNETDAAPVDFIAALNPESLIVLHGCKIEPSVAWAGAGTKYQFLRQGYFCVDKDSSKDHLIFNRIVGLRDSWAKTSRKK; encoded by the coding sequence ATGCCAGAAAACGTAAATTTTTTATCTAATTTTATTCATAATGCTATTGATGAGGATCTTAAGAACGGAAAATATGCTGAAGGTATACATACTCGTTTTCCTCCTGAACCTAATGGATATTTACATATTGGACATGCAAAATCAATTTGTATAAATTTTGGTACGGCACAGAAATATAACGGCTTATGTAATTTGCGGTTTGATGATACAAATCCTACAAAAGAAGATGTTGAATATGTTGATTCAATTAAGGAAGATGTAAAATGGCTTGGTTTTACATGGGATGATCGTATGTTTTATGCTTCAGATTACTTTGACAAATTGTATAATTTTGCAGTAGAGTTGATAAAAAGAGGTCGGGCCTATGTCTGTGATCTCACAGCTGAACAGATAAAGGAATATAGAGGAACATTGACACAGGCAGGCAAGAAAAGTCCTTATAGAGACAGAACTGTAGATGAGAATATTGCATTGTTCAGCCGGATGAAGGCAGGAGAATTTGCTGATGGCGAAAAAGTTTTGCGCGCTAAAATAGATATGGCTTCACCTAATATAACAATGCGTGATCCGATAATTTATCGTATATCACATACCCAGCATCATCGTACTGGTAATAAATGGTGTATTTATCCTATGTATGATTTTGCCCATCCTTTGTCGGATGCTATAGAACATGTTACACATTCGATATGTACATTGGAATTTGAAGAACATCGGCCGTTGTATAATTGGCTGCTGGAAAGTCTGGGATTCGATGAAAGAACACGGCCCCGGCAGATAGAATTTGCTCGGCTTAATTTGACTAATACGGTCATGAGTAAACGAAAATTAAGACAATTGGTGGAGGGCGGTTACGTGTCTGGATGGGATGATCCACGTATGCCGACAATATCAGGATTTAGAAGAAGGGGATATACAGCAGAAGCTATTCGTGATTTTTGCGAACAAATTGGAGTTGCAAAGAGTAATAGCTTAGTGGACGTTGCTATGCTGGAACACTGTGTGCGTGAAGATTTGAATAAGAAAACTGACAGAATAATGGCTGTATTACAGCCAATTAAGGTAGTTATTACAAATTATCCTGCAGATAAGTGTGAATATCTGTCAGCTGAAAATCGACCTCAGGGTGGCGGAACAAGATATGTGCCTTTTACCAGGGAAATATATATTGAAAAACAGGATTTTATGGAAGAAGCACCGAGAAAATTTTTCCGTCTAAAACCAGGCGGAGAAGTTCGTCTTAAATATGCTTATATAATAAAATGTACGGATGTTATAAAGGATAGTTCGGGTAATATAACAGAAATTCATTGTACTTATGATCCTGACTCCAAGCGGGGTGGATTAACTGCCGGCAGGAAAGTAAAGGGAACCCTGCACTGGATATCTGTATCCGAATGTCTAAATGCTGAAGTAAGATTATATGATTATTTGTTGAAAAATGAAACGGATGCTGCACCAGTTGATTTTATTGCAGCATTAAATCCTGAATCATTAATAGTGTTGCATGGCTGTAAAATAGAGCCATCAGTAGCATGGGCTGGCGCCGGGACAAAATATCAATTTTTACGGCAGGGTTATTTTTGTGTGGACAAGGATTCAAGCAAAGATCATTTGATTTTTAATCGAATTGTCGGTCTGCGCGATAGCTGGGCGAAAACTTCTAGGAAAAAATAA
- a CDS encoding ArsB/NhaD family transporter codes for MLGTKAVLAIIIFICTYALIITEKVQRTIIALFGAMLMIVLGILTQEQAITHIDFNTIGLLTGMMIIVNITAETGLFNYLAIWAAKKVKADPIRLLVVLSALTAICSAFLDNVTTVLLTVPVTFSITAQLKLPVYPYLVAQILAANIGGTATLIGDPPNIMIGSAVKHLDFMSFLTNLAPICLLIFAVTIAILILVYRKQFHTCAELKKQVMNLDEHTQLRRPVLMKKCLFVLFVTVVGFMFHSKLGLESATIAMSGACLLMLISMHAREKIIAKVLSRLEWLAIFFFAGLFMLVGGLVETGVIKMLAEKVMSFTQGDLKMTSMLIIWISSLASSFVDNIPFVATMIPLIKDMGSMGMTNLDPLWWSLSLGACLGGNGTIVGASANVVVIGMASQHGRPIKFLEFMKLAFPLMILSIIMSSIYIYIRYLL; via the coding sequence ATGTTAGGAACCAAAGCAGTACTGGCAATAATAATTTTTATCTGTACTTATGCACTTATTATTACGGAAAAGGTACAGCGTACGATAATTGCCCTATTTGGTGCTATGCTTATGATAGTGCTGGGAATATTGACGCAGGAACAGGCAATTACACATATTGATTTTAATACGATCGGATTGCTGACAGGCATGATGATAATAGTGAATATAACAGCAGAAACAGGTCTTTTTAATTATCTTGCCATATGGGCAGCAAAAAAAGTAAAAGCTGACCCGATAAGGCTGTTGGTAGTTTTATCAGCACTTACTGCAATTTGTTCGGCTTTTTTAGACAATGTGACAACAGTATTATTAACAGTTCCTGTAACTTTTAGTATTACAGCACAGTTAAAATTGCCGGTATATCCATATCTGGTAGCACAAATATTAGCGGCAAATATTGGCGGGACAGCTACTCTTATAGGTGATCCGCCAAATATTATGATTGGCAGTGCTGTAAAACATCTTGACTTTATGTCATTTTTAACTAATCTGGCACCAATATGCCTGCTTATATTTGCGGTGACAATAGCAATATTGATATTGGTCTATCGTAAACAATTCCATACTTGTGCTGAGCTTAAGAAACAGGTAATGAATTTAGATGAACATACTCAGCTACGTCGGCCTGTGCTTATGAAAAAATGCTTGTTTGTATTGTTTGTTACCGTAGTCGGTTTTATGTTTCATTCCAAATTGGGACTTGAATCAGCCACTATTGCGATGAGTGGGGCATGCTTGTTAATGCTTATAAGTATGCACGCCAGAGAAAAAATTATAGCAAAAGTTTTAAGTCGTTTAGAATGGCTGGCAATTTTCTTTTTTGCTGGATTGTTCATGCTCGTAGGCGGATTAGTAGAAACGGGTGTAATTAAAATGCTGGCTGAAAAAGTTATGAGCTTTACGCAGGGAGATTTGAAAATGACGTCAATGCTTATAATCTGGATCAGTTCATTGGCATCATCGTTTGTTGATAATATACCATTTGTTGCTACTATGATACCATTGATAAAGGATATGGGCAGCATGGGAATGACAAATTTAGATCCTTTGTGGTGGTCATTGTCCTTGGGGGCTTGTCTTGGCGGCAATGGGACAATAGTTGGGGCAAGTGCTAATGTTGTAGTTATAGGAATGGCATCACAACATGGCCGGCCCATTAAATTTTTGGAATTTATGAAATTAGCTTTTCCGCTGATGATTTTATCCATAATTATGAGTAGTATATATATATATATTCGTTATTTACTTTAA